DNA from Mugil cephalus isolate CIBA_MC_2020 chromosome 5, CIBA_Mcephalus_1.1, whole genome shotgun sequence:
GATCTCCTGGGAATTGTGTTGATCTTCCACCAggacagtttgtgtttcctaGTTATGCCATGTTAGAGCTCTCTCTGATGATGTCTCCTCCCTCTCCGCCTCTCCTTTGTCTCTCCCCGGCCTCtgtccccccccctccctttcctCTGCCAGGTTTTCCGATGCATGTCCACGGTGAATGTCGGAAGTGGTGATCCCCCCAGATGGAGCTCCAAAGTCAACATGGCCCCGGCGGTTCATTAGTGGTGATCCAGCAGCCTTCCCTAGAGAGCCGGCAGAGGTCGGATTACGAGCGGGATCTCCAGCATGCCTCCCTGTACCAAATCAAGGCCACCCGCTCCAGCAACGAGTACACAGAGGGGCCCTCGGTGGTGCGGAGGCCCCCGGCGCCCCGCATGGCCCCCAGGCCGCAGGACAAGCAGGAGAGGACTCACGAGGTCATCCTCGTCAATGTGAACAACAATTATGAGCACCGGCCGTCGGGCCACCACCATCATGGGGGCGGCGTGGTGGTCGTGGCCGGGGGACACCAGTGCGGTGGGTCCCGGGTGCCGGGGCTCAGCCGCTCCACAAGCACAGGAAGTGCCGCCAGCTCAGGGAGCAACAGCAGTGCCTCGTCTGAGCAGGGACTCTTGGCACGCTCACCCCCGACCAGGCCTGGCATGAACTTACAGCACCACCACCGGGCAGATCGGCCTGTTCGGACTCAGCCCAAGCCCAAGGCCCTTTTACAGCCCCAGCAGGGACCTCACTTCCACCAGcctccactagaggctccactCAAGCCCCAGGCCAAAGGGAAATCAGACTTTTCTGGCTCGGGCAAAGGGGTGGTGGCCGCCGGGCACCAGTTCATCTGCGAGCGCTGCGGGAAGTGCAAGTGCAGCGAATGCACGGCTCCCAGGAGCCTGCCTTCGTGCCTGGCGTGCAACGGCCAGTGCCTCTGCTCCGCCGAGAGCGCGCTGGAGCACGGCACGTGCATGTGCCTGGTTAAGGGCATCTTCTACCACTGCTCCAACGACGACGAGGGGGACTCGTGCGCTGACCACCCCTGCTCGCTGTCACGCTCCCACTGCTGCTCTCGTTTCCTGTGCATGGGATTAATGTCGGTACTCTTCCCCTGTCTGCTATGCTACCCACCTGTCAAGGGGTGTCTGAAGGCGTGCCAGGGCTGCTACGACCGGGTCAACAGGCCTGGCTGCCGCTGCAAGAACTCCAACACTGTCTATTGTAAACTGGAGAGCTGGGCCCCACAGACCCAGGAGAAACCTTCCTGATCGCGCGGGAGACTCTCGACGTGGATCTTACGATGACAATGATACTGATGATGATAGTCACAAATTAATGTTTATCAAACATTCTAAGCACCTcccacccacctcccctcctcgcTGCAGAACCCCAAAGGAGCTAAGCAAAGGAGTAAACGAAAACCACTcgattaattttattttttattttctctggatCAGGACCATGTTTTTACAGACCAGTGTTTGCCTTAACTGTTTCTATGTCTGTCCTCAGCTCCtcattaacacttttttttatatatatatacatatatatggaaAAGTTTTTCTTCCGTTTTAGGTAGGCAGTTTCCTCTGGGCCTGTGCGCCCGGCCAGGGGGGGGGCTGCCTCTCACCAAATCTGTGAAGGACGATCTACTATAGGGCAATTATGTAGCTGTTACCTGGTATTCATAGCGAGCAGGTATGTTTGAATTTATTGGTTGCTGCCACACTAAAATCGTGGTTCCTATGCTCATGCTGCATTAACGAAAGCACATCCATCTCATAGTATTCTCCACTTGGATatgtttctctccttccacCCGTCTGAACTTTTCATTCTGTGGCATtctcccatgtttttttttttgttttttttgttttgtttttctttgtttttgtgtaaattgtTATGCTCAAAAATCCATAAGAGGAATTCTggctattttttaaaagaaaaaaaatgtctgttaaacatttttttgttgtaaaaaaaaatatttattatgtgaagttctattattttatgatatttattGCAAGAGACAGTCTTAAATTTACTCATTTCTGAATATAacaaaatatcaaatacttACTGAAAAAATTAAAGGGTGGCACAAAAGAAAACTATGTTAACTTTAATgcagaaaatatattaattaatgaaaaaaaaaaaagcgctgtCTGGTGTCTTGATTGCCCCTGCTGGAGAAACTGCTGGGTAactggctttatttatttttttatttttttttaaagcgaaTGCAGGTCTGTTTTCTTGGTGGTGAACAGCAAATCACTGTtccatgtgtgcatgcatgtgtgtgtgagtgtgtgtgtggaattcctgggtttaaaaaaaaaaaaaaaaaaaaacagaaagaaaaaatcagcAACGAGTAGAAACAGCTTGTAGCTCAAAACGCGACTGTTTACATTCTTGCGCGGCTTCTTTTGCTGCGATTCTCCTCGGTAACCTTGAAAGCTAAACAATACAGGTCATTGACATGATTAGCCCCGAAGCTGCTAGCATCAACAGAGCCTCCACGTTTTCCATGAGTTATGCTCGCGGGAAGTGGCTCCCCTTCTGAATCCACGCCGCGCCAACAAGTCACCGCTCAACTATGCACTGTAGTTTATTCCCCGGGCTTTAATGCGGCCGGATCGGGATGTTCCCAAACTCCCCAAATGGTCTCCAcattgcaagtgtgtgtgtgtgtgtttggtgtgtgtgtgtgtgtgcacgcctTCAGAAACTGGAGCGTCCATTACGAGTAGCCGGGGCCACCTGTTCAAAGATAATAAACCGGGGGCTATCAATGCTGGGCTTTTATGGCGTGGTTCCTGCACTAAAGGCAATGACAGGGGCCAATTCCAGCCCCCACCCTGACCcacactccccccctccctcaccaccaccaccaccaccctccccaTTTGGCcgactctctttttttttgtcagtgaatTTATCACTTGGGAAGTCCGCTGAccctacaccaccaccaccactactactgaCACCCACGCACGTCTCCACCTCCAGGGCCCCCAGGGGATGAGATCATCACTTTGAACGTTGGTTGGTCAGCCAGAAATGCCAACAGTTGTGCTCCGaggggatggggatggggacggtggtggtggtggtggggggggcaaACTGTGACCAGGAAATTCTCTGGAACaaaagggggtggggtggggttgggttgggtggtggtggggggggagacACCGCGGCTTACgtttgcagagctgcagccggGGTCTATAATCAGCCACATGTGACGGCCGTGCCCTCAGGTGATGTTTGCAGCGAGTCGGGGATCTTTGGATTCAGAgacctggttaaaaaaaaaagaaagaaaaaaaggcaaacaggaAGA
Protein-coding regions in this window:
- the spry1 gene encoding protein sprouty homolog 1 yields the protein MELQSQHGPGGSLVVIQQPSLESRQRSDYERDLQHASLYQIKATRSSNEYTEGPSVVRRPPAPRMAPRPQDKQERTHEVILVNVNNNYEHRPSGHHHHGGGVVVVAGGHQCGGSRVPGLSRSTSTGSAASSGSNSSASSEQGLLARSPPTRPGMNLQHHHRADRPVRTQPKPKALLQPQQGPHFHQPPLEAPLKPQAKGKSDFSGSGKGVVAAGHQFICERCGKCKCSECTAPRSLPSCLACNGQCLCSAESALEHGTCMCLVKGIFYHCSNDDEGDSCADHPCSLSRSHCCSRFLCMGLMSVLFPCLLCYPPVKGCLKACQGCYDRVNRPGCRCKNSNTVYCKLESWAPQTQEKPS